One Lactobacillus sp. CBA3606 DNA segment encodes these proteins:
- a CDS encoding sucrose-6-phosphate hydrolase translates to MEWNRQTRYTPYQQWPQSRLTALKAQAKGSKWRMQHHIQPASGLLNDPNGFSYFNQQWHLFYQVFPYGPVHGLKAWQHVTSKNLIDWHDEGLAIQPDTRYDSHGAYTGTALPIGDRLFIMYTGNVRDEAWQRQAYQLGAWMGPDNHIEKLAAPLIDAAPTGYTTSFRDPYLLHHDGHYQAIIGGQTTAEVGAALVYDSPDLQHWQFKGELNLPAALRGYMVECPNLVFIGGQPVFLFCPQGLPQTTLAYQNIYPNVYIVGQTYDWSQATLTAPTGPTQLDAGFDVYATQAFNAPDGRALAVSWIGLPEVAYPTDAENWAHCLSVVKTLTLKDNHLYQNPVAEVTQLRTQSHDLVTEVTQLNGAFEVELTVPAATVATVTIKTGIGTGHLTVTLDARRGQVTVDRSATGHPFAEKYGQVRTAQVTAGTAIKMRLIVDVSVFECYINEGYTVLTGRFFLDAAPTTVQLAGSPTTGTVWEWRK, encoded by the coding sequence ATGGAATGGAATCGGCAAACAAGGTATACCCCTTATCAACAGTGGCCACAGTCGCGGTTAACGGCTTTAAAAGCGCAAGCCAAAGGGTCCAAGTGGCGGATGCAGCACCATATTCAACCTGCCAGTGGCTTGTTAAACGATCCAAATGGGTTTTCTTATTTTAACCAGCAGTGGCATTTGTTTTACCAGGTTTTTCCATATGGGCCGGTACATGGTCTGAAAGCTTGGCAACATGTGACTTCTAAAAATTTAATTGATTGGCATGATGAGGGCCTAGCGATTCAGCCGGATACCCGTTACGATTCCCACGGTGCCTATACAGGGACGGCGTTACCGATTGGCGACCGGTTGTTTATAATGTATACCGGCAATGTTCGTGATGAAGCTTGGCAGCGGCAAGCTTATCAGTTGGGCGCTTGGATGGGGCCAGATAATCACATTGAAAAGCTGGCAGCGCCGTTAATTGACGCCGCACCTACAGGTTACACGACTTCGTTTCGTGATCCGTACTTATTACACCATGACGGGCACTATCAAGCCATTATTGGTGGTCAGACGACTGCAGAAGTTGGGGCGGCCTTAGTTTATGACTCACCCGATCTACAACACTGGCAATTCAAAGGTGAACTCAACTTGCCAGCAGCGTTGCGTGGTTATATGGTGGAATGTCCTAATTTAGTCTTTATTGGCGGTCAACCCGTTTTCTTGTTTTGTCCACAGGGGTTACCGCAAACGACCCTAGCTTATCAAAATATCTATCCTAATGTTTATATCGTCGGGCAAACCTATGATTGGTCACAGGCCACTTTGACGGCACCCACCGGGCCAACGCAATTGGATGCTGGGTTTGATGTCTATGCGACGCAAGCCTTTAATGCGCCTGATGGCCGTGCCTTAGCGGTGAGTTGGATTGGTTTACCAGAAGTCGCTTACCCGACGGATGCTGAGAATTGGGCGCACTGTTTAAGTGTGGTGAAGACGTTAACGTTAAAAGATAATCACCTCTATCAAAATCCAGTTGCCGAAGTAACGCAATTAAGAACGCAGTCCCATGATTTAGTGACTGAAGTAACGCAATTGAACGGCGCCTTTGAAGTGGAACTCACTGTTCCGGCCGCAACCGTTGCGACGGTCACGATTAAGACGGGGATTGGCACCGGGCACTTAACCGTAACCCTCGATGCCCGCCGTGGTCAGGTTACTGTTGATCGAAGTGCCACAGGCCACCCCTTTGCGGAAAAGTATGGTCAGGTGCGAACGGCGCAAGTGACAGCTGGTACTGCGATAAAAATGCGGCTAATCGTAGATGTGTCAGTCTTTGAATGCTATATTAATGAGGGCTATACCGTTTTAACGGGCCGCTTCTTTTTAGATGCAGCGCCAACCACGGTTCAATTAGCCGGTTCACCGACCACTGGGACCGTCTGGGAATGGCGTAAATAA
- a CDS encoding LacI family DNA-binding transcriptional regulator, with protein MKPKLNDVAKLAGVSVTTVSRVINNHGYLSQKTKTAVMAAMRELHYQPNNMARSLQGKNTQLVGVIFSDISNPFFAELVSRIEKLLFAKNYKVILCNSADDPQKERDYLQMLMANQVDGIIAGAHNLGLEEYQQYGLPIISFDRYLSANIPIVSSDNFNGGYLAAQALRQAGATKLAIFTGKNQAGSPTNGRREGFTAYLKQQQLTPHVHELPFELSPALKMMQIRTILENNDYDGVFCSDDLTALLTINVARQIPIDVPNELRVVGYDGTALMRNYQPQLTTIEQPLADISTLLVSLLLQRIVDANCELEAKYTLPVKLVKGTTA; from the coding sequence ATGAAACCAAAATTAAATGATGTGGCAAAGTTAGCTGGTGTTTCGGTCACGACGGTGTCGCGCGTGATTAACAATCATGGTTATCTGAGTCAAAAAACAAAAACCGCGGTTATGGCGGCGATGCGCGAGTTACATTATCAGCCGAATAATATGGCCCGTTCGTTACAAGGTAAAAATACCCAATTAGTGGGAGTGATTTTTTCAGATATTAGCAACCCATTTTTTGCTGAACTGGTTTCTCGGATTGAAAAGCTATTATTTGCTAAAAACTATAAAGTCATTTTATGTAACAGTGCCGATGATCCCCAAAAAGAGCGCGATTATTTACAAATGTTAATGGCCAATCAAGTTGATGGCATTATTGCCGGGGCACATAATTTAGGGTTGGAAGAATATCAACAGTACGGCTTACCGATTATTTCGTTTGACCGTTATTTGTCAGCCAATATTCCAATTGTGAGCTCGGATAATTTTAATGGCGGTTACTTAGCTGCGCAAGCTTTACGGCAAGCGGGGGCAACGAAATTAGCGATTTTTACGGGTAAAAACCAAGCTGGTTCCCCAACTAATGGGCGCCGGGAAGGTTTTACAGCCTATTTAAAGCAACAGCAATTGACGCCCCATGTTCATGAGTTACCCTTTGAATTGTCACCAGCATTAAAAATGATGCAAATTCGGACTATTTTGGAAAACAATGATTATGATGGGGTCTTTTGTAGTGATGATTTGACAGCGTTGCTCACGATAAATGTGGCCCGACAAATTCCGATTGATGTTCCCAATGAATTAAGGGTGGTGGGGTATGATGGGACCGCCTTGATGCGCAACTATCAACCCCAATTGACCACGATTGAACAACCCTTGGCCGATATTAGCACGTTGTTGGTGTCATTATTATTACAACGCATTGTCGATGCGAATTGTGAGTTAGAAGCGAAATACACGTTACCAGTAAAGTTAGTTAAAGGCACTACAGCTTAA